The following are encoded together in the Thiobacillus sp. SCUT-2 genome:
- a CDS encoding aminoacyl-tRNA deacylase, translating to MNALHRMERFLDRHMIPFDIVAHPHTHTSAETARAAGLDPGRVAKGVLLDGVGCQMVAMIPADKEIHLGRLGQDHGVDFRLADETSVSRLFGECEPGVVPGLPNAWGVEIVWDDDLLAKPDVYLEAGDHERLLHIETRYLREAFGDAPHCHFSQPRMQHLS from the coding sequence ATGAACGCACTGCATCGCATGGAGCGTTTTCTCGACCGGCACATGATTCCCTTCGACATCGTCGCCCACCCGCATACGCACACCAGCGCCGAAACTGCGCGCGCGGCCGGACTCGATCCGGGCCGGGTGGCCAAGGGCGTGCTGCTCGACGGCGTCGGCTGCCAGATGGTGGCAATGATTCCCGCTGACAAGGAAATTCACCTGGGCAGGCTGGGCCAGGATCACGGCGTCGATTTCCGGCTCGCCGACGAGACCAGCGTGAGCCGCCTGTTCGGAGAATGCGAGCCGGGCGTCGTGCCGGGGCTGCCGAATGCCTGGGGGGTGGAGATCGTCTGGGACGACGACCTCCTGGCGAAGCCCGACGTCTACCTGGAGGCCGGCGACCACGAGCGCCTGCTGCACATCGAGACGCGCTACCTGCGCGAGGCCTTTGGCGACGCGCCGCACTGCCACTTCAGCCAGCCGCGCATGCAGCACCTGTCGTGA
- a CDS encoding cold-shock protein, producing METGTVKWFNDAKGFGFITPDNGGEDLFAHFSAINASGFKSLQENQRVSFEVTTGPKGKQAANIQVIA from the coding sequence ATGGAAACGGGTACCGTTAAGTGGTTCAACGATGCAAAAGGCTTTGGCTTCATCACCCCGGATAACGGCGGCGAAGACCTTTTCGCGCATTTCTCCGCAATCAACGCCAGCGGCTTCAAGTCCCTGCAGGAAAACCAGCGCGTCAGCTTCGAAGTGACGACCGGCCCCAAGGGCAAGCAGGCCGCCAACATCCAGGTCATCGCGTAA
- a CDS encoding YaeQ family protein, producing MALRATIYKADLQIADMDRHVYADHALTIALHPSETVERMMVRVLAYALHAEDGIAFTRGLSEVDEPDVWAKNLAGEITLWIDLGQPDEARIRRACSRADRVVVICYASSCDVWWKQIASKLTRFANLTVLQLPAATAQALATLAERSMRLQCLVQDGEIWVNSESASVPVKLATLQPAA from the coding sequence ATGGCCCTGCGCGCGACCATCTACAAAGCCGACCTGCAGATCGCCGACATGGACCGCCATGTCTACGCGGATCATGCGCTGACCATCGCCCTGCATCCCTCGGAAACCGTCGAACGCATGATGGTGCGCGTGCTGGCGTACGCGCTCCATGCCGAGGACGGCATCGCCTTCACCCGGGGGCTGTCCGAGGTCGACGAGCCGGACGTGTGGGCGAAGAACCTCGCCGGCGAGATCACGCTGTGGATCGACCTCGGGCAGCCGGACGAGGCGCGCATCCGCCGTGCCTGCAGCCGCGCCGACCGGGTCGTGGTGATCTGCTACGCAAGCAGCTGCGACGTCTGGTGGAAGCAGATCGCGAGCAAACTGACGCGCTTCGCCAATCTGACCGTCCTGCAGCTGCCGGCCGCGACGGCGCAGGCGCTTGCCACGTTGGCCGAGCGCAGCATGCGCCTGCAATGCCTGGTCCAGGATGGCGAAATCTGGGTCAACAGCGAAAGTGCCAGCGTGCCGGTGAAACTGGCCACGCTGCAGCCGGCTGCCTGA
- a CDS encoding class I SAM-dependent methyltransferase, translated as MKKSAPHSAAKSRFADPLADVLRPGQSVELLKELHILTRDGKLNQDSRRKLKQVYHLCHFIEPLIDEVLGRQDTLTLADHGAGKSYLGFILYDLYLKERPAHIFGIETRAELVEKSRALAARLGFPRMSFLDATVAESIASDEMPPTIDIVTALHACNTATDDAIRFALAKKARHIVLVPCCQAEVAAILRKHKNESFGLTPLSELWRHPIHTREFGSQVTNVLRCLQLESHGYAVTVTELVGWEHSLKNELIVATQTGKPRRNARERLQQILQALNLQELEGRFLGAD; from the coding sequence ATGAAAAAATCCGCCCCCCATTCGGCCGCCAAGAGCCGCTTCGCCGATCCGCTCGCCGACGTGCTGCGTCCCGGCCAGTCGGTCGAGCTCCTGAAGGAGCTGCACATCCTCACGCGCGACGGCAAACTCAACCAGGACAGCCGCCGCAAGCTCAAGCAGGTCTATCACCTGTGCCATTTCATCGAGCCGCTGATCGACGAGGTGCTGGGCCGGCAGGACACGCTGACGCTCGCCGACCACGGTGCGGGCAAGTCCTACTTGGGCTTCATCCTCTACGACCTTTACCTGAAGGAGCGCCCGGCACACATCTTCGGCATCGAGACGCGCGCCGAGCTGGTGGAGAAATCGCGTGCGCTGGCGGCACGGCTGGGCTTCCCGCGCATGTCCTTCCTCGACGCGACGGTGGCCGAATCGATCGCGTCGGACGAAATGCCGCCGACGATCGACATCGTCACCGCACTGCACGCCTGCAACACGGCGACCGACGACGCGATCCGCTTCGCGCTGGCGAAGAAGGCGCGCCACATCGTGCTGGTGCCCTGCTGCCAGGCGGAGGTGGCCGCCATTCTCCGGAAACACAAGAACGAATCCTTCGGGCTGACGCCCTTGTCCGAGCTCTGGCGCCACCCCATCCACACGCGCGAATTCGGCAGCCAGGTGACCAACGTGCTGCGCTGCCTGCAGCTGGAGTCGCACGGCTACGCGGTCACGGTCACCGAGCTGGTCGGCTGGGAACATTCGCTGAAGAACGAGCTCATCGTCGCCACCCAGACCGGCAAGCCGCGCCGCAATGCGCGCGAGCGCCTGCAGCAGATCCTGCAGGCGCTCAATCTCCAGGAGCTCGAAGGACGCTTTCTCGGCGCTGACTAA
- a CDS encoding mechanosensitive ion channel family protein has protein sequence MNDQLQTLQHAQQTAIDLAIQFGPRLLVALLILAAGYFVGRWVGRLADTTLERLGLDATLRLLLVRIARILVLVLFLIMALQNLGVQLLPLIAGLGVAGAGVALAMQGVLGNLAAGLTIIFTRPFKVGEYVAIIDVEGEVEEIKLFNTVLSHPDRSRIVIPNRKIVGEILHNFGTLRQLDIAVGVAYDTDLKQALATVRELLAAHPKILAEPAPMIHVQTLADSSVQLAIRPWTAVADFHATRGEVTQAVLETFRARGIQIPLPQREVRLLGPT, from the coding sequence ATGAACGACCAGTTGCAGACACTGCAGCACGCCCAGCAGACCGCGATCGACCTCGCCATCCAGTTCGGCCCCCGCCTGCTGGTCGCCCTGCTGATCCTGGCGGCCGGCTATTTCGTCGGGCGCTGGGTCGGTCGCCTGGCCGACACGACGCTGGAGCGGCTCGGCCTCGACGCGACGCTGCGCCTGCTGCTGGTCCGCATCGCACGCATCCTCGTGCTCGTGCTGTTCCTCATCATGGCCCTGCAGAACCTCGGCGTGCAGCTGCTGCCGCTGATCGCCGGCCTTGGCGTGGCCGGCGCCGGCGTCGCGCTGGCGATGCAGGGCGTGCTCGGCAACCTGGCCGCCGGGCTGACGATCATCTTCACCCGCCCGTTCAAGGTCGGCGAATACGTCGCGATCATCGATGTCGAAGGCGAGGTCGAGGAAATCAAGCTCTTCAATACGGTGCTGAGCCACCCCGATCGTTCGCGCATCGTCATTCCCAACCGCAAGATCGTCGGCGAGATCCTGCACAACTTCGGCACGCTGCGCCAGCTCGACATCGCCGTCGGCGTCGCCTACGACACCGACCTCAAGCAGGCGCTGGCCACGGTGCGCGAGCTGCTTGCCGCCCACCCCAAGATCCTGGCGGAGCCGGCGCCGATGATCCACGTGCAGACGCTGGCCGACTCGAGCGTGCAACTCGCGATCCGCCCGTGGACCGCCGTGGCGGACTTCCATGCAACCCGCGGCGAGGTCACGCAGGCGGTTCTCGAAACCTTCCGCGCGCGCGGCATCCAGATTCCCCTCCCGCAGCGCGAGGTGCGCCTGCTCGGCCCGACATGA
- a CDS encoding sulfurtransferase, whose amino-acid sequence MSVVNISCYKFITLTDREALKADLAARCQALGLKGTILLAPEGINVFLAGSRAAIDAIVAHLRSDPRFADLAPKESLSAEPPFGKMRVRLKKEIITMKMPLIRPEAGRAPSVAAATLKRWLDRGCDDEGRPVVMLDTRNDYEVAAGTFEDAVDYGIGIFSEFPPRLAERLGDYAGKTVVSFCTGGIRCEKAAIHMQGIGVERVYQLEGGILKYFEEVGGAHYRGDCFVFDAREAVGADLQPAAGRVHR is encoded by the coding sequence GTGTCTGTCGTCAACATCTCCTGCTACAAATTCATCACCCTCACCGACCGCGAGGCGCTCAAGGCCGATCTTGCCGCGCGCTGCCAGGCACTCGGCCTCAAGGGCACGATCCTGCTCGCCCCCGAGGGGATCAACGTGTTTCTCGCCGGCTCGCGCGCGGCGATCGACGCCATCGTCGCCCATCTGCGCAGCGACCCGCGCTTCGCCGATCTCGCGCCGAAGGAAAGCCTGTCGGCCGAGCCGCCGTTCGGAAAGATGCGCGTCCGGCTGAAGAAGGAGATCATCACCATGAAGATGCCGCTGATCCGCCCCGAGGCGGGCCGTGCGCCGTCGGTTGCCGCGGCGACGCTCAAGCGCTGGCTCGACCGCGGCTGCGACGACGAAGGGCGCCCGGTCGTGATGCTCGACACGCGCAACGACTACGAGGTCGCCGCCGGCACCTTCGAAGACGCCGTCGATTATGGGATCGGCATCTTCAGCGAATTTCCGCCGCGGCTGGCCGAGCGCCTCGGTGACTACGCCGGCAAGACGGTGGTGTCGTTCTGCACCGGCGGCATCCGCTGCGAGAAGGCCGCGATCCACATGCAGGGGATCGGCGTCGAGCGCGTCTACCAGCTCGAGGGCGGCATCCTGAAGTACTTCGAGGAGGTGGGCGGCGCCCACTACCGTGGCGACTGCTTCGTCTTCGACGCGCGCGAGGCGGTCGGCGCGGACCTGCAGCCGGCGGCTGGCCGCGTGCATCGCTGA
- a CDS encoding PhoX family protein, whose product MTESVSLRRRRALQLLSGLPMLPLAASLAGIAPDATARPMTGAVRYRFGSMAAPSLADPARMAETCVSSTLTKRVGDHAETYALAYETLFLTGDAVPGVDGRTVIAGGCFDIDNAPIIDPTAPDQRQFFSDCPDGMSLIALPHARSQRPGFRRIFAVVQFEYTSRNAAGAPVYGKLPSPIAVLALDQDERSGRLTLASYSNVDTRAVHGLWTTCGASRSPWNTHLSSEEYEPDAVTIARNARFKAFSQHFYGNPDTANPYHYGHLPEVSVHADGTGSIRKHYCLGRISHELVQVMPDERTVLMGDDATNGGLFLFVADRPRDLSAGTLYVAKWLQKSAADGGSADLRWIRLGHATSDEVEALADRLTAADIVDVKASDPSDPAYTKIPFSGKTQWVKFVAGQEKAAAFLETHRYAAYKGGSLGFTKMEGTTVNARDKIAYSAISYVQSAMKNGSGGIAIEGPAAGMVYAWKLDSGQSDDAGAPIRSEWVPVSGRPLLLGEDLAVPDTLGNLSNPDRIANPDNLKFSEAMRTLFIGEDSSRHVNNFLWAYNVDSGELSRILSCPAGAESTGLHAVDDVNGFSYIMSNFQHPGDWESPLHDKVRGTLEPLEAANYNGKFSAAVGYLTLAGRVEAG is encoded by the coding sequence GTGACCGAATCCGTTTCGCTTCGCCGCCGCCGCGCGCTGCAGCTGCTTTCCGGCCTGCCGATGCTGCCGCTGGCGGCGTCGCTGGCAGGCATTGCACCCGACGCCACCGCCCGCCCGATGACGGGCGCCGTCCGCTACCGCTTCGGATCGATGGCGGCGCCCTCGCTCGCCGACCCGGCCCGGATGGCGGAAACCTGCGTTTCGTCGACGCTGACGAAGCGCGTCGGCGACCATGCCGAAACCTACGCGCTGGCTTATGAAACCTTGTTCCTGACCGGGGACGCCGTGCCGGGCGTGGACGGACGCACCGTCATCGCCGGCGGGTGCTTCGACATCGACAATGCCCCCATCATCGACCCGACGGCGCCCGACCAGCGCCAGTTCTTCTCCGACTGCCCCGACGGCATGTCGCTGATCGCCCTGCCGCACGCGCGCTCGCAGCGGCCCGGTTTCCGGCGCATCTTTGCCGTGGTGCAGTTCGAATACACGAGCCGGAACGCCGCCGGCGCACCGGTCTACGGCAAGCTGCCCTCGCCGATCGCGGTGCTGGCGCTCGACCAGGACGAGCGCAGCGGCAGGCTCACGCTGGCGAGCTATTCGAACGTCGACACGCGCGCCGTGCACGGCCTGTGGACGACCTGCGGCGCGAGCCGCTCGCCGTGGAACACCCACCTGTCGAGCGAGGAATACGAGCCCGACGCCGTGACGATTGCACGCAATGCGCGCTTCAAGGCGTTCAGCCAGCATTTCTACGGCAACCCGGACACCGCGAACCCCTATCACTACGGCCACCTGCCCGAGGTGAGCGTGCATGCGGACGGCACCGGCAGCATCCGGAAGCACTACTGCCTCGGCCGCATCTCGCACGAGCTGGTGCAGGTCATGCCCGACGAACGCACGGTGCTGATGGGCGACGACGCGACCAACGGCGGGCTGTTCCTGTTCGTCGCCGACCGTCCGCGCGATCTCTCGGCCGGCACGCTCTACGTGGCGAAATGGCTGCAGAAAAGCGCCGCCGACGGCGGGTCGGCGGACCTCCGCTGGATCCGCCTGGGCCACGCCACCAGCGACGAAGTCGAGGCGCTCGCCGACCGCCTGACGGCGGCCGACATCGTCGACGTCAAGGCCTCCGATCCGTCCGACCCTGCCTACACGAAGATTCCGTTCAGCGGCAAGACGCAATGGGTGAAGTTCGTCGCTGGCCAGGAAAAGGCGGCAGCCTTTCTCGAGACGCACCGCTACGCCGCGTACAAGGGCGGCAGCCTCGGCTTCACCAAGATGGAAGGCACGACGGTCAACGCGCGCGACAAGATCGCCTATTCCGCGATCAGCTACGTGCAATCGGCGATGAAGAACGGCTCGGGCGGCATCGCCATCGAGGGCCCGGCGGCCGGCATGGTCTACGCGTGGAAGCTCGACAGCGGCCAGTCGGACGATGCCGGCGCGCCCATCCGCAGCGAATGGGTCCCGGTCAGCGGCAGGCCGCTGCTGCTCGGCGAGGATCTCGCCGTGCCGGACACGCTCGGCAACCTGTCGAATCCGGACCGGATCGCCAACCCGGACAACCTGAAGTTCTCGGAGGCGATGCGCACGCTCTTCATCGGCGAGGACAGCAGCCGCCACGTCAACAATTTCCTGTGGGCCTACAACGTGGACAGCGGGGAACTGAGCCGCATCCTGTCGTGCCCGGCGGGCGCCGAGTCGACGGGCCTGCACGCCGTCGACGACGTCAACGGCTTCAGCTACATCATGAGCAACTTCCAGCATCCCGGCGACTGGGAGTCGCCGCTGCACGACAAGGTGAGGGGCACGCTGGAACCGCTCGAAGCGGCCAACTACAACGGCAAGTTCAGCGCAGCCGTCGGCTACCTGACCCTGGCGGGGCGCGTCGAAGCCGGCTGA
- a CDS encoding ABC transporter permease, which produces MNVLRLGLWLLRRERRSGEWRVLLLALLIGVGSVSTTGFLGDRLKRAMSEQGARFLGADLLVTSPRPIAGWPALPRAKGRETRPPLAISQALEFSSMVSKGDAFQLASLRAVDAAYPLRGTVRIAPRPFEAGTPRAAEPPPGSIYVDPALLPLLGAQVGESVQIGEARFRIAGVIVEEPGQLGGVFGLAPRVFLRAGEVARTGILQPGSRVTYLYQFAGAPDQVAAFGAALKPLLDGTQRLIGAREGVETLHGAFANADRYIQLTALVSLLLSVAAIAIAAHRHALRHYDQAALLRCFGATTAQLRGLYATQLLALGLIGSTLGVAIGALVQHALAALVLPGVAARLPSLGLAPVGAAIASGLVGMAGASLPALMRLVRVPPLRVLRRELPPLPVGAWVGAALSGSALLGLIAWYAGDARLVALFVGALAALAAVLLLLARLALAASRGVQRMAHGPLRFGLAQLLRHRLDSTLQLGAFTLALFLVALLALVRADLVAGWRQQLPAQAPNTFLVNIAPQQQAAVAAYLAQHHLKSSALYPMVRGRLVSRNGLPIADTLPAEARDDNALRRELNLTWTATLPANNAVVAGHWHGARRDAEISVESGMAERLHLALGDRLGFRVGDQTLSARVTSLRTVKWASMQPNFFVIFAPGQLDGLPASFIASVYVPPTSTDAMPGFVKAFPGITLLALDKLIAGVQAVLAQIVGAIQLLLGFLLAAGMAVVVATLLASLDARQQEAVLLRTLGAQRAYLAQALWSEFLALGALAGLLASACAEIAMALIGARLFDLPPSLHPWLWLALPAAGALLVGASGWLTARHITRVPPMQLLRSLD; this is translated from the coding sequence GTGAACGTCCTGCGGCTCGGCCTGTGGCTGCTGCGGCGCGAGCGCCGGAGCGGCGAATGGCGCGTGCTGCTGCTGGCGCTGCTGATCGGCGTCGGCAGCGTCAGCACGACCGGCTTTCTCGGCGACCGGCTCAAGCGCGCGATGAGCGAACAGGGCGCCCGCTTCCTCGGTGCCGACCTGCTCGTGACCAGCCCGCGCCCGATCGCCGGCTGGCCCGCCCTGCCGCGGGCGAAGGGACGTGAAACCCGCCCTCCGCTCGCAATCAGCCAGGCGCTCGAATTCTCCAGCATGGTGAGCAAGGGCGATGCGTTCCAGCTCGCCAGCCTGCGGGCGGTCGACGCCGCCTACCCGCTGCGCGGCACGGTGCGCATCGCGCCGCGCCCGTTCGAGGCCGGCACGCCGCGCGCGGCCGAGCCGCCGCCCGGCAGCATCTACGTCGATCCGGCGCTGCTTCCGCTGCTGGGCGCGCAGGTCGGCGAATCGGTGCAGATCGGCGAGGCGCGCTTCCGCATCGCCGGCGTCATCGTCGAGGAACCGGGCCAGCTCGGCGGCGTCTTCGGCCTGGCGCCGCGGGTCTTCCTGCGCGCCGGCGAGGTCGCGCGAACCGGCATCCTCCAGCCCGGCAGCCGCGTGACGTATCTGTATCAGTTTGCCGGCGCACCGGACCAGGTCGCGGCGTTCGGCGCCGCGCTGAAGCCGCTTCTCGACGGCACGCAAAGGCTGATCGGCGCGCGCGAGGGCGTCGAGACCCTGCACGGCGCGTTCGCCAACGCCGACCGCTACATCCAGCTCACCGCGCTCGTGAGCCTGCTGCTGTCGGTCGCCGCCATCGCGATCGCCGCGCATCGCCATGCCCTCAGGCACTACGACCAGGCGGCGCTGCTGCGCTGCTTCGGCGCGACCACTGCGCAGCTGAGGGGGCTTTATGCCACCCAGCTGCTGGCGCTGGGCCTCATCGGCAGCACGCTCGGCGTGGCGATCGGCGCCCTCGTGCAGCATGCGCTCGCGGCGTTGGTCCTGCCCGGCGTCGCGGCGCGCCTGCCCTCGCTCGGCCTCGCGCCGGTCGGCGCGGCGATCGCCAGCGGTCTCGTCGGCATGGCGGGCGCCAGCCTGCCCGCGCTGATGCGGCTCGTGCGGGTGCCGCCGCTGCGCGTGCTGCGGCGCGAGCTGCCGCCGCTGCCCGTCGGTGCCTGGGTCGGCGCGGCGCTCAGCGGCTCGGCGCTGCTGGGCTTGATCGCCTGGTATGCGGGTGACGCCAGGCTGGTCGCGCTTTTCGTCGGCGCCCTCGCCGCGCTGGCCGCGGTGCTGCTGCTGCTCGCGCGCCTGGCGCTGGCGGCCAGCCGCGGCGTGCAGCGCATGGCGCACGGCCCGCTGCGCTTCGGCCTGGCGCAGCTGCTGCGCCACCGCCTCGACAGCACGCTCCAGCTCGGTGCGTTCACGCTGGCCTTGTTCCTCGTCGCCCTGCTGGCCCTGGTCCGCGCCGACCTGGTCGCGGGCTGGCGCCAGCAGCTGCCGGCGCAGGCGCCCAATACCTTCCTCGTCAACATCGCGCCGCAGCAGCAGGCCGCCGTCGCCGCCTACCTCGCACAGCACCACCTCAAGTCGTCCGCCCTGTATCCGATGGTGCGCGGGCGCCTGGTGAGCCGGAACGGCCTCCCGATCGCCGACACCCTGCCCGCGGAGGCGCGCGACGACAACGCCCTGCGGCGCGAACTCAACCTCACCTGGACCGCGACGCTGCCGGCCAACAACGCCGTCGTGGCGGGGCACTGGCATGGCGCGCGGCGCGACGCCGAAATCTCGGTCGAGTCGGGCATGGCCGAACGCCTGCATCTTGCCCTCGGCGACCGCCTCGGCTTCCGCGTCGGCGACCAGACGCTCAGCGCGCGCGTCACCAGCCTCCGCACCGTGAAATGGGCGTCGATGCAGCCGAACTTCTTCGTCATCTTCGCGCCCGGGCAGCTCGACGGCCTGCCTGCCAGCTTCATCGCCAGCGTCTACGTTCCGCCCACGTCGACCGACGCCATGCCGGGCTTCGTCAAGGCCTTCCCCGGCATCACGCTGCTCGCGCTCGACAAGCTGATCGCCGGCGTCCAGGCGGTGCTCGCGCAGATCGTCGGCGCGATCCAGCTGCTGCTCGGCTTCCTGCTCGCCGCCGGCATGGCTGTCGTCGTCGCCACCCTGCTGGCGAGCCTCGACGCGCGGCAGCAGGAAGCCGTGCTGCTGCGCACGCTGGGGGCGCAGCGCGCCTACCTGGCGCAGGCACTGTGGAGCGAGTTTCTCGCCCTGGGCGCGCTCGCCGGCCTGCTCGCGAGCGCCTGCGCCGAAATCGCCATGGCCCTGATCGGTGCCCGCCTGTTCGACCTGCCGCCCAGCCTTCACCCCTGGCTATGGCTCGCCCTGCCGGCGGCCGGTGCGCTGCTGGTCGGCGCGAGCGGATGGCTGACCGCGCGCCACATCACCCGCGTGCCGCCGATGCAGCTGCTTCGCTCGCTGGACTGA
- a CDS encoding ABC transporter ATP-binding protein — protein sequence MTPSDRAPSPPPIVEAHGLSQRVATADGMLDILSEVELAVKAGETLAITGASGSGKSTLLGLLAGLDRPSAGEVLLLGQRLNDLDEDARARLRAGRVGFVFQSFQLLPALTALENILLPLELAPPAATDASPRARAADWLERVGLASRAGHTPRQLSGGEQQRVAIARAFATEPEIVFADEPTGNLDADTGARIIDLLFDLNASARTTLILVTHDDALAARCRRRLHLVAGRIHEASLA from the coding sequence ATGACGCCATCCGACCGCGCCCCGTCCCCGCCCCCGATCGTCGAGGCGCACGGCCTGTCACAACGCGTCGCCACGGCGGACGGCATGCTCGACATCCTCAGCGAAGTGGAGCTCGCCGTCAAAGCCGGCGAAACGCTCGCGATCACGGGCGCCTCGGGCTCCGGAAAATCCACCCTGCTCGGCCTGCTGGCCGGCCTCGACCGGCCGTCCGCGGGCGAGGTCTTGCTGCTCGGCCAGCGCCTCAACGATCTCGACGAGGACGCCCGCGCGCGCCTGCGCGCCGGACGCGTCGGCTTCGTGTTCCAGTCCTTCCAGCTGTTGCCCGCGCTGACTGCGCTGGAGAACATCCTGCTGCCGCTGGAGCTCGCGCCGCCGGCCGCAACCGACGCGAGCCCGCGCGCGCGCGCGGCCGACTGGCTCGAACGCGTCGGCCTCGCCAGCCGCGCCGGGCACACGCCGCGCCAGCTCTCCGGCGGCGAGCAGCAGCGCGTCGCCATCGCGCGCGCCTTCGCCACCGAGCCTGAGATCGTGTTCGCCGACGAGCCCACCGGCAATCTCGACGCCGACACCGGCGCGCGCATCATCGACCTCCTGTTCGACCTCAACGCCTCCGCCCGCACCACGCTGATCCTCGTCACCCACGACGATGCGCTGGCGGCGCGCTGCCGGCGCCGGCTGCATCTCGTCGCCGGCCGCATCCATGAGGCCAGCCTCGCGTGA
- a CDS encoding arylesterase, whose product MNYRACLLLLLWLPGWALASSCSLLILGDSLSSGYGLAPGQSWVDRLGARLQQRAPDWQVVNASISGDTTQNGLQRLPPALGRERPQGVLIELGGNDALRGTPPEAIRQNLLALIRQARAAGAWVVLLEAPVLPNYGKAYADAVARTYVEVARAERIVRVPCFVCEVALMPGMMQADGIHPNEKAQGRMLDAVWPHIRPKLRCKAKRP is encoded by the coding sequence ATGAATTATCGCGCGTGCCTGCTGTTACTGCTGTGGCTGCCGGGTTGGGCGCTCGCCAGCTCGTGTTCCCTGTTGATTCTGGGCGACAGCCTGAGTTCCGGCTACGGGCTCGCGCCGGGGCAAAGCTGGGTCGACCGGCTCGGCGCACGGCTGCAGCAGCGCGCACCGGACTGGCAGGTCGTCAACGCCAGCATCAGCGGCGACACCACCCAGAACGGCCTGCAGCGCCTGCCGCCCGCGCTCGGACGCGAGCGGCCGCAGGGGGTGCTGATCGAGCTCGGCGGCAACGACGCGCTGCGCGGCACGCCACCCGAGGCGATCCGGCAGAACCTGCTTGCGCTGATCCGCCAGGCCAGGGCCGCGGGCGCGTGGGTCGTCCTGCTGGAGGCGCCGGTGCTGCCGAACTACGGCAAGGCGTATGCCGACGCCGTCGCGCGCACCTACGTCGAGGTTGCGCGGGCGGAGCGGATCGTCCGCGTGCCGTGCTTCGTCTGCGAGGTGGCGCTGATGCCGGGCATGATGCAGGCGGACGGCATCCATCCGAACGAAAAGGCGCAGGGCAGGATGCTCGACGCGGTGTGGCCGCATATCCGGCCGAAATTGCGCTGCAAGGCGAAGCGGCCATGA
- a CDS encoding YchJ family protein, with translation MTATNCPCGSGRPLAQCCGRFHAGEPAPDAESLMRSRYSAYVLGLEDYLLTTWHPATRPPALELDAPPRPQWLGLAVKSHVPLDADHATVEFVARYKLNGRAFRLHETSRFERVAGRWLYVGGDIRE, from the coding sequence ATGACGGCGACGAACTGCCCGTGCGGCTCGGGCCGGCCGCTGGCGCAGTGCTGCGGGCGCTTTCACGCCGGCGAGCCGGCGCCGGATGCCGAAAGCCTGATGCGCTCGCGCTATAGCGCGTACGTGCTGGGGCTGGAAGACTATCTGCTCACGACCTGGCATCCGGCCACCCGCCCGCCTGCGCTCGAACTCGATGCCCCGCCGCGCCCGCAGTGGCTGGGGCTTGCGGTGAAGAGCCACGTGCCGCTCGACGCGGACCATGCGACGGTCGAATTCGTCGCGCGCTACAAGCTCAACGGGCGCGCGTTCAGGTTGCACGAGACCAGCCGCTTCGAGCGGGTGGCCGGCCGCTGGCTGTATGTCGGCGGCGACATCCGCGAATGA